Sequence from the Symbiopectobacterium purcellii genome:
GATATTGCACGAATTCCATATCGCGCAGCGCCACGCCGTGGCGGAACGCCATGCCCATGCCGTCACCGGTGACGATGCCGCCGTTGGTGTTGTAACGGTAAACGCGACCCGCGCCGCCGGTTGCCAGCACCACCGCGTTAGCGCGGATTTGCACCAGTGAACCTTCCATCATGTTGATGGCGACAAGACCACGCGCCTGACCGTCATCGACCAGAATATCCAACACAAAGTGCTCATCAAAGCGTTGGATTTGCGGGTATTTCAGTGAGGTCTGGAACAGTGTGTGCAGCATGTGGAAGCCGGTTTTGTCCGCGGCAAACCAAGTGCGCTCAATTTTCATACCGCCAAAACGACGGACGTTGACGGAACCGTCGGGTTTACGGCTCCAAGGGCAACCCCATTGTTCTAGCTGGATCATCTCCTGTGGACATTGATGAACAAAATGTTCAACGACATCTTGCTCGCAGAGCCAGTCGCCACCGGCAACGGTGTCGTGGAAGTGAAAATCAAAACTATCGTGATCCTGAGTGACTGCGGCTGAACCACCCTCGGCGGCCACGGTGTGGCTACGCATTGGGTAGACTTTTGATATCAGCGCAATTTTCAGTTGGGGATTAGCTTCAGCGGCAGCGATTGCCGCACGTAAACCAGCGCCCCCGGCCCCGATAATGGCCAAATCGGCATTAAAGGTTTGCACTGCACTCCTCCAGTTACTAAAGTTAATTAAGTTAAATTAAAAATAATATATTCGATTCGTTAATCTCTATTTCCCACCGAACGCTTTCTGTAATTCATCGATATTTAAAGCAATTCGCGGACACATATTAAGAATAGCTAAACCTATATTTTTTGTGTGGAAATGATTATACCGAATTATGAGTAGGTGAAATTTGATGTGATCCAGCATTTTGTTTTTTTTATTGTGTTTTGGTTTTGGCAATAACAGCATGATGGTTAACGCTATTGCCGGATAAATAACACTTTTATTTCTTTAATAAGGAACTGGCTCACGGTAATTGCACATAATGTTCTGAATCTCGGTATCAAAGGGCCAGTGCAGGGGACAACCCCGGGGACGAAAAGCGGCGGAAGAGACCGTGCGTGATTGTAGCGGCGTTGAATTGTTTGCAGGCGAATATGCGGGTAGACTGCATCCCCTGTTTGCGTTAGGAGTAAAGAAACATGTGCGAAGGCGCACTCTGGCAGCCCACCGCCACCATTGAAAACTTGTTGAAGCGTGCAGCCATCGTCTCTGAAATTCGGCGATTTTTCTCCGATCGCGGCGTATTGGAAGTGGAAACACCGGCCATGAGTCAGGCAACGGTGACCGATGTACACATGGTACCGTTCCAAACGCGTTTTGTCGGACCTGGCGTATCGGAAGGGATGACACTCTACCTGATGACCAGCCCTGAATACCATATGAAGCGCTTGCTCGCCGCAGGCAGCGGACCTGTCTTTCAACTGTGCCGTAGTTTCCGTAATGAAGAGTCTGGTCGATACCATAACCCTGAGTTCACCATGCTCGAGTGGTATCGCCCCCACTACGATATGTATCGTTTGATGGACGAAGTGGACGATTTATTACAGCAAGTACTGGAGTGTGAAAGCGCAGAGCGTCTCTCGTACCAGCAGGCTTTTCAGCGTCATCTGGATGTGGACCCGCTTTCTGCGGATAAGGCGCAACTGCGAGACGCGGCGGATAAGCTCGGCATGGGCGATCTTGCCAGCCGTGAAGAGGATCGCGACACGTTGCTGCAAATGTTGTTCACCTTTGGGGTGGAACCACACATCGGGCATGACAAACCGGCCTTTGTGTATCACTTCCCTGCGTCACAGGCTTCGCTTGCGGAAATCAGCTCTGAGGATCACCGGGTGGCGGAGCGCTTTGAGGCTTATTTCAAAGGTATCGAGCTGGCAAACGGTTTTCGCGAATTGACGGACAGCGATGAGCAGCGTCAGCGTTTTGAGCAGGATAACCGCAAACGAGCCGCAAACGGGCTTTCTCAGCAGCCGATTGATGAATATCTGTTGGCGGCGTTGAAACAGGGAATGCCTGCCTGTTCTGGCGTCGCGTTAGGGGTGGATCGTTTGATTATGCTGGCGTTAAAAGCAGAAACCATTGGTGAGGTGATGGCCTTCACCGTCGGGCGTTCGTAATCACCAAACACACCGTTCCTTCGCGTGCGGAGGAACGGTGATGTGGTTCCCTCTGAGGCTCTCTGCCTGTTACAACCCACCTTCCGGCCGATTGGCTGAACTCGGGCTGCGCCCATCAATCCGCACAGAACTCATCTGCACCTGGAACGGCGGGAACGGCATCTCCATGTTGTTCTCGCGGTAGGCTTCCAGAATCAGTTGGTGAATCTCATGACGCAGCGGCATACGATGCCCCATTTCTGCGGCAAAGATACGCAATTCGAAAATCTGGATACCCTGACGTAAATCCACCAGAAAGGCTTCTGGCGGCGGGTTTTCCAATACCAACGGACAGCGTTTCACCGCATTGAGCAACAGTTCAGTCACTTTCTGGCTATCGGCATCGACCGGTGCTGGAATGGTCAGCACCACGCGCGTCACCGAATCGGACAGTGACCAGTTGATAAACTGTTCGGTGATAAAGGCCTTGTTGGGCACGATGATCTCTTTTCTGTCCCAATCGGTAATGGTGGTCGCTCGGGTATTGATGCGCATAATGCTGCCAGTGAGATCGCGAATGGTCACGGTGTCGCCAATGCGGATCGGTTTTTCAAACAGAATGATCAGGCCGGAGATAAAGTTGGCGAAGATCTCCTGCAAACCAAAGCCCAGACCTACGGTCAGGGCGGCAACCAGCCATTGGAGCTGTGACCATTCAATCCCGATAAATGAGAACCCCACCAGGCAGCCAATCAGCATTAGCATGTATTTGCTAACGGTAATAATGGCATAGCCAGAACCGGGGGAGAGATCGAGGTGCTGAAGCAATGCCAGCTCAAGCAGCGCGGGCAGGTTACGCACCACCTGCGTCGTGATACTGAAAATCAGAATCGAGATTAACACCGCCCCGAGGGTAATCGGCTGTAGCTTATCGACCCCTTTCACCGTACTGGTGACTTCCCACAGATTGATGTTTTCCAAAAAGCTGAACGCGGAGTGGATTTCTGACCACAGGACAATCACCGACACCAGTGCGATCAGTGTCAGAATGGATCGCACCAGTTGCAGCGATTTGGCGCTGATGGTATCCAGATCGACCACCGGCTCTTCGATGGTGTCTGAGGTGGTTTCCACTAAGATCCCCGATTCTTCTTCACCGCGGGCACGCTGCGCCAATATTTCGGCACGCCGCTGTTTGGCTCTGTCAAACGCGATGCGTCGGCGTTGGATCAGCATCCAGCGCCGTATTACGTGGTACACCACCAGCAGGAAAAACCAGATAGCGACCGAGGTTTCCAAGCGCACCAGCAAGGCTTTCGACGTGGCCAGATAGCCAACACCCGATGCCAGCGCCGCAATCAGGGGGGCACTGATCATCAGGTTCCACAGCGCACGGTTGATGGTGTTTTCTCCTGAACCTTCCTTGTTCAGGTAGAGCGGAATACCGGCCCGTTTCAGGCTGGTGGTCACCAGGCTCAACGCCAGACACAGTAAAATAAAGCACAATCTCCCCAGCGTGCTGGAAAACTCGCGTTCGTTGAGGTTTTCAAACGTGATGATCGCCATGATCAGCGGAACAATAAAAGCGATCGACAATCGGTAGTAGCGCATGGCGC
This genomic interval carries:
- the epmA gene encoding elongation factor P--(R)-beta-lysine ligase; amino-acid sequence: MCEGALWQPTATIENLLKRAAIVSEIRRFFSDRGVLEVETPAMSQATVTDVHMVPFQTRFVGPGVSEGMTLYLMTSPEYHMKRLLAAGSGPVFQLCRSFRNEESGRYHNPEFTMLEWYRPHYDMYRLMDEVDDLLQQVLECESAERLSYQQAFQRHLDVDPLSADKAQLRDAADKLGMGDLASREEDRDTLLQMLFTFGVEPHIGHDKPAFVYHFPASQASLAEISSEDHRVAERFEAYFKGIELANGFRELTDSDEQRQRFEQDNRKRAANGLSQQPIDEYLLAALKQGMPACSGVALGVDRLIMLALKAETIGEVMAFTVGRS